A window from Carassius gibelio isolate Cgi1373 ecotype wild population from Czech Republic chromosome B3, carGib1.2-hapl.c, whole genome shotgun sequence encodes these proteins:
- the LOC127952666 gene encoding uncharacterized protein LOC127952666 produces MRFPFCFCLFLSMLHFSDGCNLSDHSELTKVTGYTGGSVLLPCSCADLQSTVKTFTWKHYYNREDQWTEVFKDDNRTDRLKLFNQNSPANLSLLISDLRKEDEGEYSCYTSQTYTYVRVTIKGCDLDQNKPTAKVKGHSGESVVLPCSCTELQAKPEQLTWTFTAPNKNSEEIYPHEKSERVTGRVRLLNEISPGNLSLQISNLTKEDQGEYRCSVSSQQHINIRLRVQEELYFQSICLSTNKPAKNREESSTTTQHTGGIRRKQPQILH; encoded by the exons ATGAGGTTTCCTTTTTGTTTCTGTCTTTTCCTCTCTATGCTTCATTTTTCTGATG GATGTAATCTTTCAGATCATAGTGAGCTTACAAAAGTAACAGGTTACACAGGTGGATCAGTCCTGCTTCCCTGCTCCTGTGCTGACCTTCAGTCTACAGTCAAGACTTTCACCTGGAAGCACTACTACAATAGAGAAGACCAGTGGACTGAAGTATTTAAAGATGACAACCGCACGGACAGACTGAAGCTGTTTAATCAAAATTCTCCAGCGAATCTGTCTCTGCTCATTTCTGACCTCAGAAAGGAGGATGAAGGGGAATATAGTTGTTATACTTCACAAACTTACACATATGTTAGGGTAACAATAAAAG GGTGTGATCTGGATCAGAATAAACCTACGGCAAAGGTAAAGGGACACTCAGGAGAGTCTGTGGTTCTGCCCTGCTCCTGTACTGAACTACAGGCTAAACCTGAACAACTTACATGGACATTTACTGCCCCAAACAAAAACTCTGAAGAGATTTACCCACATGAAAAGAGCGAGAGAGTCACAGGTCGAGTCAGACTGTTAAATGAAATCTCTCCTGGAAATCTCTCTCTACAAATATCAAATCTGACCAAAGAGGACCAGGGAGAATATCGCTGCTCTGTCTCGTCTCAACAGCACATCAACATCAGACTCCGTGTTCAAG AGGAACTTTACTTTCAATCGATCTGTTTATCAACCAATAAACCTGCAAAAAACAGAGAAGAAAGTAGTACAACCACTCAACACACAGGAGGCATAAGAAGAAAACAGCCACAAATCTTGCATTAA
- the LOC127952663 gene encoding zona pellucida sperm-binding protein 3-like isoform X2 gives MGSGQAGFGLVFLFVLGFSEAQWSPSERNDWTSGVFTPRAKVQKTDSRMPPIPKKYGPSKPASAPQRLPVQTPAKNDFRRPSQDVFGVQSKEQMLGPVAKLTWQFPSLPEEPQQPVIPFDPRHFVPPNSVAAQCREGSIYVEVKKDFFGIGKLVSSSALTLGSCTATGEDPSAQVLVFESGLHGCGSVVMVTNDELVYTFKLLHTPQEASSGVPIVRSISAVVGIECHYSRKHNVSSDSLVPSWVPYTSTETAEEVFVFSLKLMTDDWRFERPSNQYFLGDILNLEASVLSYSHVPIRVFVDSCVATIVPDVTSVPRYSFIENNGCLVDAKLTGSRSHFMPRTQGDKLQLQLEAFRFQQPDSGLVYITCMVKVAVATTTPNPEQKACSFSSNGWVSADGSDQVCGCCDSTCSTRRGSDQPHKDLWWDKTSVGPIRVKQSGYGQK, from the exons ATGGGGTCTGGGCAAGCTGGATTTGGATTGGTGTTCCTTTTTGTGCTGGGATTCTCTGAAGCACAATGGAGTCCCAGTGAAAGAAATGATTGGACCTCAGGTGTCTTTACGCCTAGGGCAAAAGTTCAGAAGACCGACTCTAGGATGCCTCCAATTCCCAAGAAATACGGCCCAAGTAAACCTGCATCTGCCCCACAAAGACTTCCTGTCCAAACACCAGCCAAGAATGACTTTAGGAGGCCTTCTCAAGATGTTTTTGGTGTTCAGTCAAAAGAACAGATGCTAGGTCCAGTGGCAAAACTGACATGGCAGTTTCCAAGCCTGCCAGAAGAACCACAGCAGCCAGTCATCCCTTTTGATCCGCGTCACTTTGTCCCTCCCAACAGCGTAGCGGCTCAGTGTAGAGAGGGTTCCATATATGTGGAAGTCAAGAAAGACTTCTTTGGGATTGGGAAGCTAGTGAGCTCCTCTGCTCTTACACTGGGAAGCTGTACTGCAACTGGAGAAGACCCTTCTGCTCAAGTGCTTGTGTTTGAGTCTGGATTGCATGGATGTGGCAGTGTAGTGATG GTGACTAACgatgagcttgtctacaccttCAAACTTCTCCACACCCCACAAGAGGCTTCATCTGGTGTTCCTATTGTTCGGAGCATTAGTGCAGTGGTTGGAATCGAGTGTCACTATTCAAG AAAGCATAATGTGAGCAGCGATTCCTTAGTGCCCAGTTGGGTCCCATATACCTCTACTGAAACTGCAGAGGAGGTCTTTGTCTTCTCCCTCAAGCTCATGACCG ATGACTGGAGATTCGAGAGGCCTTCCAACCAATACTTCCTGGGTGATATCCTAAATCTTGAAGCATCTGTGCTTTCATACAGCCATGTTCCCATccgtgtgtttgtggacagctgtgtggcTACAATAGTCCCTGATGTCACATCTGTCCCCAGATACTCCTTTATTGAGAACAACGG GTGCCTGGTTGATGCCAAGCTCACAGGCTCCAGGTCTCACTTTATGCCCCGAACTCAAGGTGACAAGTTGCAGCTTCAGCTAGAGGCTTTCAGGTTCCAGCAACCAGACAGTGGACTG GTTTACATCACCTGCATGGTGAAGGTGGCTGTAGCAACAACGACTCCAAATCCTGAACAGAAAGCTTGTTCCTTCTCTTCTAATGG TTGGGTGTCTGCAGATGGTTCTGACCAGGTGTGTGGCTGCTGTGACTCCACATGTAGTACCAGAAGAGGAAGTGACCAGCCCCATAAAG ATCTGTGGTGGGATAAAACCTCTGTTGGGCCCATCCGTGTTAAGCAATCTGGCTATGGCCAAAAATAA
- the LOC127952663 gene encoding zona pellucida sperm-binding protein 3-like isoform X5, with amino-acid sequence MGSGQAGFGLVFLFVLGFSEAQWSPSERNDWTSGVFTPRAKVQKTDSRMPPIPKKYSPSKPASAPQRIPVQTPAKSDFRRPSQDVFGVQSKEQMLGPVAKLTWQFPSLPEEPQQPVIPFDPRHFVPPNSVAAQCREGSIYVEVKKDFFGIGKLVSSSALTLGSCTATGEDPSAQVLVFESGLHGCGSVVMVTNDELVYTFKLLHTPQEASSGVPIVRSISAVVGIECHYSRKHNVSSDSLVPSWVPYTSTETAEEVFVFSLKLMTDDWRFERPSNQYFLGDILNLEASVLSYSHVPIRVFVDSCVATIVPDVTSVPRYSFIENNGCLVDAKLTGSRSHFMPRTQGDKLQLQLEAFRFQQPDSGLVYITCMVKVAVATTTPNPEQKACSFSSNGWVSADGSDQVCGCCDSTCSTRRGIDQPHKDLWWDKTSVGPFRVKQSGYGQK; translated from the exons ATGGGGTCTGGGCAAGCTGGATTTGGATTGGTGTTCCTTTTTGTGCTGGGATTCTCTGAAGCACAATGGAGTCCCAGTGAAAGAAATGATTGGACCTCAGGTGTCTTTACGC CTAGGGCAAAAGTTCAGAAGACCGACTCTAGGATGCCTCCAATTCCCAAGAAATACAGCCCAAGTAAACCTGCATCTGCCCCACAAAGAATTCCTGTCCAAACACCAGCCAAGAGTGACTTTAGGAGGCCTTCTCAAGATGTTTTTGGTGTTCAGTCAAAAGAACAGATGCTGGGTCCAGTGGCAAAACTGACATGGCAGTTTCCAAGCCTGCCAGAAGAACCACAGCAGCCAGTCATCCCTTTTGATCCGCGTCACTTTGTCCCTCCCAACAGTGTAGCGGCTCAGTGTAGAGAGGGTTCCATATATGTGGAAGTCAAGAAAGACTTCTTTGGGATTGGGAAGCTAGTGAGCTCCTCTGCTCTTACACTGGGAAGCTGTACTGCAACTGGAGAAGACCCTTCTGCTCAAGTGCTTGTGTTTGAGTCTGGATTGCATGGATGTGGCAGTGTAGTGATG GTGACTAACgatgagcttgtctacaccttCAAACTTCTCCACACCCCACAAGAGGCTTCATCTGGTGTTCCTATTGTTCGGAGCATTAGTGCAGTGGTTGGAATCGAGTGTCACTATTCAAG AAAGCATAATGTGAGCAGCGATTCCTTAGTGCCCAGTTGGGTCCCATATACCTCTACTGAAACTGCAGAGGAGGTCTTTGTCTTCTCCCTCAAGCTCATGACCG ATGACTGGAGATTCGAGAGGCCTTCCAACCAATACTTTCTGGGTGATATCCTAAATCTTGAAGCATCTGTGCTTTCATACAGCCATGTTCCCATccgtgtgtttgtggacagctgtgtggcTACAATAGTCCCTGATGTCACATCTGTCCCCAGATACTCCTTTATTGAGAACAACGG GTGCCTGGTTGATGCCAAGCTCACAGGCTCCAGGTCTCACTTTATGCCCCGAACTCAAGGTGACAAGTTGCAGCTTCAGCTAGAGGCTTTCAGGTTCCAGCAACCAGACAGTGGACTG GTTTACATCACCTGCATGGTGAAGGTGGCTGTAGCAACAACGACTCCAAATCCTGAACAGAAAGCTTGTTCCTTCTCTTCTAATGG TTGGGTGTCTGCAGATGGTTCTGACCAGGTGTGTGGCTGCTGTGACTCCACATGTAGTACCAGAAGAGGAATTGACCAGCCCCATAAAG ATCTGTGGTGGGATAAAACCTCTGTTGGGCCCTTCCGTGTTAAGCAATCTGGCTATGGCCAAAAATAA
- the LOC127952663 gene encoding zona pellucida sperm-binding protein 3-like isoform X3: MGSGQAGFGLVFLFVLGFSEAQWSPSERNDWTSGVFTPRAKVQKTDSRMPPIPKKYGPSKPASAPQRIPVQTPAKSDFRRPSQDVFGVQSKEQMLGPVAKLTWQFPSLPEEPQQPVIPFDPRHFVPPNSVAAQCREGSIYVEVKKDFFGIGKLVSSSALTLGSCTATGEDPSAQVLVFESGLHGCGSVVMVTNDELVYTFKLLHTPQEASSGVPIVRSISAVVGIECHYSRKHNVSSDSLVPSWVPYTSTETAEEVFVFSLKLMTDDWRFERPSNQYFLGDILNLEASVLSYSHVPIRVFVDSCVATIVPDVTSVPRYSFIENNGCLVDAKLTGSRSHFMPRTQGDKLQLQLEAFRFQQPDSGLVYITCMVKVAVATTTPNPEQKACSFSSNGWVSADGSDQVCGCCDSTCSTRRGIDQPHKDLWWDKTSVGPFRVKQSGYGQK, translated from the exons ATGGGGTCTGGGCAAGCTGGATTTGGATTGGTGTTCCTTTTTGTGCTGGGATTCTCTGAAGCACAATGGAGTCCCAGTGAAAGAAATGATTGGACCTCAGGTGTCTTTACGCCTAGGGCAAAAGTTCAGAAGACCGACTCTAGGATGCCTCCAATTCCCAAGAAATACGGCCCAAGTAAAC CTGCATCTGCCCCACAAAGAATTCCTGTCCAAACACCAGCCAAGAGTGACTTTAGGAGGCCTTCTCAAGATGTTTTTGGTGTTCAGTCAAAAGAACAGATGCTGGGTCCAGTGGCAAAACTGACATGGCAGTTTCCAAGCCTGCCAGAAGAACCACAGCAGCCAGTCATCCCTTTTGATCCGCGTCACTTTGTCCCTCCCAACAGTGTAGCGGCTCAGTGTAGAGAGGGTTCCATATATGTGGAAGTCAAGAAAGACTTCTTTGGGATTGGGAAGCTAGTGAGCTCCTCTGCTCTTACACTGGGAAGCTGTACTGCAACTGGAGAAGACCCTTCTGCTCAAGTGCTTGTGTTTGAGTCTGGATTGCATGGATGTGGCAGTGTAGTGATG GTGACTAACgatgagcttgtctacaccttCAAACTTCTCCACACCCCACAAGAGGCTTCATCTGGTGTTCCTATTGTTCGGAGCATTAGTGCAGTGGTTGGAATCGAGTGTCACTATTCAAG AAAGCATAATGTGAGCAGCGATTCCTTAGTGCCCAGTTGGGTCCCATATACCTCTACTGAAACTGCAGAGGAGGTCTTTGTCTTCTCCCTCAAGCTCATGACCG ATGACTGGAGATTCGAGAGGCCTTCCAACCAATACTTTCTGGGTGATATCCTAAATCTTGAAGCATCTGTGCTTTCATACAGCCATGTTCCCATccgtgtgtttgtggacagctgtgtggcTACAATAGTCCCTGATGTCACATCTGTCCCCAGATACTCCTTTATTGAGAACAACGG GTGCCTGGTTGATGCCAAGCTCACAGGCTCCAGGTCTCACTTTATGCCCCGAACTCAAGGTGACAAGTTGCAGCTTCAGCTAGAGGCTTTCAGGTTCCAGCAACCAGACAGTGGACTG GTTTACATCACCTGCATGGTGAAGGTGGCTGTAGCAACAACGACTCCAAATCCTGAACAGAAAGCTTGTTCCTTCTCTTCTAATGG TTGGGTGTCTGCAGATGGTTCTGACCAGGTGTGTGGCTGCTGTGACTCCACATGTAGTACCAGAAGAGGAATTGACCAGCCCCATAAAG ATCTGTGGTGGGATAAAACCTCTGTTGGGCCCTTCCGTGTTAAGCAATCTGGCTATGGCCAAAAATAA
- the LOC127952663 gene encoding zona pellucida sperm-binding protein 3-like isoform X1 codes for MGSGQAGFGLVFLFVLGFSEAQWSPSERNDWTSGVFTPRAKVQKTDSRMPPIPKKYGPSKPASAPQRIPVQTPAKSDFRRPSQDVFGVQSKEQMLGPVAKLTWQFPSLPEEPQQPVIPFDPRHFVPPNSVAAQCREGSIYVEVKKDFFGIGKLVSSSALTLGSCTATGEDPSAQVLVFESGLHGCGSVVMVTNDELVYTFKLLHTPQEASSGVPIVRSISAVVGIECHYSRKHNVSSDSLVPSWVPYTSTETAEEVFVFSLKLMTDDWRFERPSNQYFLGDILNLEASVLSYSHVPIRVFVDSCVATIVPDVTSVPRYSFIENNGCLVDAKLTGSRSHFMPRTQGDKLQLQLEAFRFQQPDSGLVYITCMVKVAVATTTPNPEQKACSFSSNGWVSADGSDQVCGCCDSTCSTRRGSDQPHKDLWWDKTSVGPIRVKQSGYGQK; via the exons ATGGGGTCTGGGCAAGCTGGATTTGGATTGGTGTTCCTTTTTGTGCTGGGATTCTCTGAAGCACAATGGAGTCCCAGTGAAAGAAATGATTGGACCTCAGGTGTCTTTACGCCTAGGGCAAAAGTTCAGAAGACCGACTCTAGGATGCCTCCAATTCCCAAGAAATACGGCCCAAGTAAACCTGCATCTGCCCCACAAAGAATTCCTGTCCAAACACCAGCCAAGAGTGACTTTAGGAGGCCTTCTCAAGATGTTTTTGGTGTTCAGTCAAAAGAACAGATGCTGGGTCCAGTGGCAAAACTGACATGGCAGTTTCCAAGCCTGCCAGAAGAACCACAGCAGCCAGTCATCCCTTTTGATCCGCGTCACTTTGTCCCTCCCAACAGCGTAGCGGCTCAGTGTAGAGAGGGTTCCATATATGTGGAAGTCAAGAAAGACTTCTTTGGGATTGGGAAGCTAGTGAGCTCCTCTGCTCTTACACTGGGAAGCTGTACTGCAACTGGAGAAGACCCTTCTGCTCAAGTGCTTGTGTTTGAGTCTGGATTGCATGGATGTGGCAGTGTAGTGATG GTGACTAACgatgagcttgtctacaccttCAAACTTCTCCACACCCCACAAGAGGCTTCATCTGGTGTTCCTATTGTTCGGAGCATTAGTGCAGTGGTTGGAATCGAGTGTCACTATTCAAG AAAGCATAATGTGAGCAGCGATTCCTTAGTGCCCAGTTGGGTCCCATATACCTCTACTGAAACTGCAGAGGAGGTCTTTGTCTTCTCCCTCAAGCTCATGACCG ATGACTGGAGATTCGAGAGGCCTTCCAACCAATACTTCCTGGGTGATATCCTAAATCTTGAAGCATCTGTGCTTTCATACAGCCATGTTCCCATccgtgtgtttgtggacagctgtgtggcTACAATAGTCCCTGATGTCACATCTGTCCCCAGATACTCCTTTATTGAGAACAACGG GTGCCTGGTTGATGCCAAGCTCACAGGCTCCAGGTCTCACTTTATGCCCCGAACTCAAGGTGACAAGTTGCAGCTTCAGCTAGAGGCTTTCAGGTTCCAGCAACCAGACAGTGGACTG GTTTACATCACCTGCATGGTGAAGGTGGCTGTAGCAACAACGACTCCAAATCCTGAACAGAAAGCTTGTTCCTTCTCTTCTAATGG TTGGGTGTCTGCAGATGGTTCTGACCAGGTGTGTGGCTGCTGTGACTCCACATGTAGTACCAGAAGAGGAAGTGACCAGCCCCATAAAG ATCTGTGGTGGGATAAAACCTCTGTTGGGCCCATCCGTGTTAAGCAATCTGGCTATGGCCAAAAATAA